The segment GTAATATTCCTCCTTAAATCAGTATAATGAAATGCATGTACCTGTCAAAGAGATGGTAACGTATTTTAACAACCaacaatcaatgaaaatattatcACATTAAAAACTCGACCTGGGACATTCTCTTTAAGATCTTGTGTTTTTCGTTGACAAACTGTCAAAATTGATAATCTTTGTAGCTTGTGGTTCGCTACATAAACCCTGGGGGGAATTTGGTGGGGTTATCTTCGAAACACAAATATTACCCTCTCTCAAACGTGTGCTGTGTCTCGTTGCTATGACACGCAATTTCTAAACAATCTAGACAAGTATTCCTTATATctatttttctttaattatatTAAGTGAAGTTGATATGTCAGTGTTTTTAtcgataaataaaatacatagaaaCAACAGAGATTTATTACTGACAAAacattaatataaatataaatttcgCAGTTTGTAATCGTCCAGAAAAGTAAACAAATGTCATTATAAAGAATAGCGGAAATATTCTTCAGTAATCTGGATTTCCCTACTAAACCATGCACCCCGAACTTTATTGATATACAGTGACCTGACTTTATTGATATACAGTGACCTGACTTTATTGTTTTTCCTAAAAATCATCGAACAAATGTTTTTTTACATTTAATTCTTTAGGcattccaacttttaaaaaaaaaatcgtgtGTTCTGTTCAATTCTAAAATCATTAACGATGGTAAACTTTTCCGGTATAACTCAGTAAGGATTGGAGTTACATGGATGGTAATCACAGAGTAGAGAAAACCcaagttctatttttttttaatgagatGTGGACGCTTTAGCCGGGACTACGTCTGAAATACATCCACGTCGGCTTAAAAGCCTAGATAAACTAAAATAGTCCCCGTTTAACTAAAGAAAGGTTACTTTGTGTCATTGTGGGACAGAAAAGTAAATTTAAGATGCAACAAAACACCATCCTTTCAATTTTTTGGGATCTGCATCACAAGAGGTGGCCGGTTCTAGATATGCTTCGATATTCGTACCTAGAGGATCTGCCTTTGACCATCTGTGTTTAAAAGTCAAAGTATTATCTATTAGAAGGGTTGCTTAAGAACCATGGTTGGCTGGTGGATGTAGCTAATCCACTTCGATCCTAAACGCACTTACATACTTAAAGGAAGCCCCGAAAGTTAAGGAATTGCGTATATAGTTGACTTGAGATTTTTTCGGCTTGGAAATATACCCTAACGACCTTTGAATATTATTCCAATAAGCTTCAAACGAATCAGATATCATTGCCtcatttttgacatcatagacagttgcttcttcaacaaaaatggagaacggaaatattcatatatagttatcagtcatccaaaaattactttcttaaccaccattctgattccacgcacaagtactctgaagttgaaattaaaaatatgctggagttcctcattgacaatatcttcgtggtctttggtgatcaggtcttccaacagtctgttggaatccccatgggcacaaattgtgctcctttgttagctgacctgtttttatattcctgtgaagcagaatttattcaaaatcttctacatgagaagaaaaaaaatctcttgctgtgaccttcaattcgacatttagatatatcgacgatgtattatctatcaacaataatcatttcattcatatgtcgattcgatatatccatgtgaactcgatataaaagacaccacagagtcctccacatctgctttgtacttagatatttgattgaaaattgatatcaacggcaaacttaTAATTCaagtttatgacaaacgggaggatttcagcttctccatcgtcaacttcccaaatCCATGTAGCAATATGTCATTATCACCAACAtacggtgtttatatctctcaactgattcgatacacaagagcttgttcagcgtatgatcagtttttaaatcgagggaggctactgacaaacaagttgatgttacaggggtttcaagtttcaacagtctcgtttaaagtcagcctttcgcaacttctatggtcgttataaagatctagtttgcccatataacctatcattgggtcaagtgctgttTGAAGTATTTCATagcgattattaggccgttcttggcatactggtTTGGTCTTTCGTtctattaaaggggcatggggatgattttagctgaaaattttcaaattttatttttccattttcaatgtcTAGATGCTAATAATAGTCagtaaaattttaatgtcagttgttgaggtaCATGTGAGATATGAAGCTCACAAgtcttgttatgtaaacaaggctcgtgctatgtttttgtttacatatgttaaatatactagtaaacgtttcgtttaaagcatatattttttcaatttacaagttaattctgaacaaaactagtttctagtgtttaacACATCTCATTTTGCTTTAAACATGCTAtattctattaagcaatctatatgtaaacaaaaacatggcacgggccttgtttacatattgaAGAGCTGTGATTGCTgtttctgatatcaaaattttggttgatcattagaaatattttacttaagcattgtaaacaataaaaatggaaaaatgaaatttgaaaattttcagctcaaatcgtgaaCATGTCCCTTTAAGAAATCAATACTACGTACATTATTctattaataaaatgaaataaaaacatgcaCAACTATGGTTGTAGAGATATAGATGAAAACAATAAATGAAAACAGTTTCAAAATACACCCTGTCTTTTTAGATACTTTTCGAAACGAGCCGAGTGCTGACCACGTGACTGTCTTATTAGCATACCATTTGCTATCTTTCCAGCGATTCTTGGATCTGTCCATATCTAACTATCttttagtgttttacacaaGATCTAGCTTAATGAATTTAGTGGGATGGGTCCTTTTTCTTATATCAACAGTCAATGAACtcaatcatttcaaaatttatcgacGCCATTGTTTTCTGATCGACCAAGTACGACGAAGGCACGCGCAATGCATACATTATCCAAATAAGACCAACCAAAGATGTCTGAGGGTTAAATTTGTCAAAAGTGAACTTAAAATTCTGACCTAATCCTTTCACCTGGGTTATAGTAAGTATGCGATTTCATCCTGTGACATACTGGTACTTGCCGGACGAAGCTTacaaaaattgatgaaaattttgaaatcgcTATATGAATTTGAACATAGGCTCGTGCTtgcttgatacatgtacatcaaactcCCCCTCGAGgcacgaactctggcggaagtttgacatgtacagtgtataccgGTAGTAATTTGTTCATCAACAGTCTTGATTCTACGCGTCTAAAGTCTTTTGATAAGAACGACCACTCAGATTTAAAACGCTTCATTCTTTAGCTATATTAATCATGCACAAAAGTAACATCCCTAAACTTGCTTCGAGCGATTTATTTCTACAAAATCTAGAAAGTCGactggtggtttttttttaaataacataaAATTTAACCCATGTATTTCAACTGGTCCAGgagttttcttttgaaattatcCTCACTTTCAGTAACTAGACCCTGGGTCGAGTTCATTTTTTCCAGAGTTCCTGCTTATATTTTTGAATAATGAGTCGAACAGTCAACAAGAACTGAATTcgctatacatgtacactgtaagtCTGTTGGTGACGTGTTTGAATCACAATTGAAACAAAGATCAAGTTTACCAATATGCGTCTGTGAACTTGTCAAAATTCAACCCATTCTAACTCCCTTGTTagattctttatttttattctgtTAAATGGTATCCATACAATATTGCTTAATTGTAATTTGtgaaatacattttcattactaTTATATGATACCGGATAATCCTTAGTGTGTACAGTGTACTTGTTTGCCGAAAgaaacaattttgaaattcaattcaatCTTCCTTCAGTTGGTTGGGCTCGCCCTTGTTGCGGCTGGTGCCATGGTGTTAGCGGGCGCCGACTTCATTGCATCCGTTCTTAAATCTTTCAAAGACATACCAGTGGTGTCTGACTACATCACGATAGCGGCATGGGTATTGGTGGGTATCGGGATATTCCTGGTTGTCATGGGAATCCTAGGCGGATGTGGCGCATGTTGTGCTATTAAAGTATTTCTGATCGCTGTGAGTATGTAAACAACTTTGTAACCTTCcattaaaaataattacatgtatgtgtaaattcGATAAATGTCTTAGAAACATGCTaatctttttttaattcaattttaatcAGTATGCCGTCATTGTGATCATCCTCATCCTGATTGAGGTCACCTTTGTGGCACTGCTGTTTTCTGATACGGTAAGGCGTCACACTATTTGACTTCTTTAaaagattacatgtatgtgagactagaattcaaataaaaatgcttgttttccattaaaagttttttcttcacaccttggtttttatttttattacaagATGGTTATTTTTACCGATGTTCTCTGGAAATTCCCATAGCTTCAAACACTGTTTTCTCTTTTATAGAAAACAATAGAATATAAACTTaacattttccacaaaaaaaaaaattatgataataaaaagCATTGCCTATCTACCTTCCAAAACTTTTAATAAAGAGCTGGAGAAAGGCCAGCAAAAATCTTCTGTAGGGTGACCTGACAaaattataatatgtattctaCTAGTACTTtccaaaaactttaaaaaattaaagtaaTGCACAATGATCAAATACATATTTTTGAAGctgattaataaaatgattctCTCTTTTATTCTTCTTTAGTTGAAGGACTTGCTCTCGGATCCTGTAACTAAAGAGTTCAAGAAATACAAATCCATTACCAACAAGCCCAAGGATCCGACAAGCAGAGCTATGGACCTCCTATTCATAAACGTAAGATAGggaaaatggagagagagagagagagggggggaatGGTTGTTGAGGCTatgtacaggtacatgtataacattattTTATAGTTGAAATGTTGTGGATGGAGTGATTCTAATGACATCCCAAGAAGCGAAGATTTACCAACTTGTTGCAAGGGTTTTACAGAGGAATTACTAAACTCTGGCAACCCAGTGTCAATAGTAAATATACAGACATGTCAAGTGGACAGAAATCACGTAAATTTCTACAAAAAGGTGAGTTTATGGCATTTTGAATCAGCAATTGAAAACACCTTACAGATCTGCAATGATTCTATACAAAACATATACAGCATCAAATATCTAGAACAGCACAATTTCAAAGAGTACAGGTATTCTATATAttagggtacctgtaaagtgcgaaacgaaatcgaaacgaaacgaaacgaaatctaccgaaacgaaacgaaatctaccgaaacgaaacgaaacccaccgaaacgaaacgaaacagattgtataatcgaactcttttaattataataattaaaaatggtatctcaggcccctgttaaagtttacacatataaataaaattcgcctcccctttgatgtagactttcggtttgactgatacaaagttttaaaagttggaaaaaggggggggggaggtaagCACAAAgcacataaataccatgtgcaattagcttcggatccataaatttcagaacggaaggttacagtctcacaggtcagaggtctggggaaacacactaaacgagggatggggtcgtcggcgttggatccgcttttgggcataaatacatgtttcagtatttttgttgtaaagacaaatatatgtatacatgtggatattgtgtatttgtatgtagtatatcaaacggtggattctgaatatgtcctcccgttctctttgtgatttctgcttaaaattcccttcttcataagccttttcagtttacaaaatgccgacctcctcctaatattattgcattaaaaaaattccgttttccgtcccgttttcaatcccccgtcttagcaacaccccaaatgtcaatctctcaccagagggcgtattacgctacgctacaacgataactctgggtagagattgcccaaatgtatagagtttttccattattgaaagtactcgtacctcagcagttagagataaaataagaggctaagagctcttcctgctttcaattttctcagacaccagcttcttcaaacaatgtatctatgcccaaaggcggatccaacgtcggcgaccccacccctcgtatagtgtgtttccccagatctctgagactgtaaccctcggttctgaaatttatggatccgaaactaattgtacatgtcatttaatcaactacggatatgtactttgtgcttaccccccccccccccctttccaacttttaaaactttgtaacagtcaagccgaaagcctacatcaaaggggaggcgaattttatttatttgtaactttcacaggggcctaagataccatttttaattattataattaaaagagttcggttatacaatctgtttcgtttcgttttggtaggtttcgtttcgtttcggtgggtttcgtttcgtttcggtaggtttcgtttcgtttcggtaggtttcgtttcggtagatttcgtttcgtttcgtttcgatttcgtttcgcactttacaggtatcCTATATATTAAGGTAAAGTTACATTGGGTTGGAATAATGTCCACACGATAGATAAAACtcttagaaaataaaaatataactaTCACAATTTGGTTGAACAGCATTAGATAATAATAACCCCCACCCCAAAACCAAATAAAAATATCCCTCCCACACTATATAGTTCATCTATCTGAAGCACAAAGTAATTTACACCATCTCAGGAATTGTTTGTATGtactttttgatttttttttttatacaaaggAAAGTTGTAATATATGTTATACTGTTTAATAATTTCTATAGTTGACTTTTTAATTGCTCTTAAACAACACAATCTGAATTACTCCTATCTTTTTGCTATAAACACTTTAGTAGAAAGACTTTATTGGGTATGAAAATTGCCTTCATATGTTAGATTTCGCCAAGGGGCGCGTATTCATGATTATTATCGAGAATATGTTGTCTGTATATTCGAGCATTTCTCATGCTCTCATTtattaaagaaaagaaaatcagGTTGGATCTTGCTTGCCGAACATTTGTTGCATTCTAGCGTTTTCCAACATTTCTCagcaaaatatgttttcttCGACTTTATTCATAGTATATGAAAGTAAACGACGATCAAACTGTCTATAACCCGGCTAAACCCTTAACTTCCGATGAGGAGACCTgattaaaataaacaagaaaggGGGAATtcctatggagcgccaaattaacataagctcaaataattgaagatttcttcaattatttaaagatatcatcaattcatttgatgcgcgcaacagctgaattaaagatatcttcaaacaattaatgctatctttaattgaattaaagagaccatcaaattatttataccgagctctaaattaattattgcaagCAATacttctacgaaattgatgctctcatcaattgaattgacgagagcaataattgaattaatgcgcgcatcaaatctattattgctctcgttaattcaattgatgcgcgcattaattcaattgatgagagcaataattgaattgaagcgcgcattaattcatttgatgaaagcaataattgatttaatgcgcacattaattcaattaaagagagcaataattgaattgatgatatcttcaaataattgaagatatcttcaattatttgagtttatgttaatttggcgctgcATAGATCCCCTggttctacgtgcctgataCGTTAGAATATTAAGTACACATTGATAATTTCTTATATCGTGAATATTCATATTAATTAAAAGTTAgattaaaaagttttaattaagtGAGATAAAGCGGTGGCCTCCGTATGAAAGTAGTGGCCGCCAGTCTCGCTTTccccacaggcacctgaagtgtgtggatagcttgtatagatcttatgtacgtaacccccccaccccctcaaCCCCCACCCTTTCTAGACCCAATACATTTTTTAATACAGAACCAAtgatttatccaaaatatgtgcTTTTTCCACCGATCACTCTCATAAGCCGTTCTAAATAGTCAGTTCCTACCTCCTGTAAGCCTTTGAGATGAAATACCggtattagtatctcacaagtggtcatctcaaaagcttacagaaagtaGAAACTGGCTATTCAGGACGACTTATGACGGTGTTCGGCGGGGGAATTACATATTTTCGATATGTTATTGGTTCTGGGGGTTTTTCCATTAGGTAGAAGGGggtgtatacatgtacgtaaggtatccacacttcaggtgcctgtggctTTCTCCGAGAGAGCGAGAGTCTGGGAAAAGCGAGACTACAGGCTTTGTACAAAAAGCAAATCAAACTTGGAATAGAATTGTAGTTACTAACAtgagttaaatatatatatattcagggTTGCTATCAGGCTGTCCTGGATTTGATCGATGACAACAAGTCCATGGTTATCGGAGTAGGTGTGGCACTTTTGGTATTTCAGGTAGGTGTAAATGCCATTGTTTAATGATTTACAcacatgtttatataattacatgtatgtacttctTAAAGAATTCATAATCATGTAGTGTTATATAATTAATATGTTTGTTAGTTTGATGGATTGTCTTACAAAGTTTCTGCAACATGCCaatggattatatatatatatatatatatatatatatatatatatatatatatatatatatcataaaggCTTTTATGCCCgaagatcgaagatcagggagcatattgtttttgtcctgtctgtcattctgtctgaaactttaaccttgaaaataacttttgaacagtataa is part of the Ostrea edulis chromosome 2, xbOstEdul1.1, whole genome shotgun sequence genome and harbors:
- the LOC125682568 gene encoding CD82 antigen-like encodes the protein MGSTGACCAKLILGLLNTLFLLVGLALVAAGAMVLAGADFIASVLKSFKDIPVVSDYITIAAWVLVGIGIFLVVMGILGGCGACCAIKVFLIAYAVIVIILILIEVTFVALLFSDTLKDLLSDPVTKEFKKYKSITNKPKDPTSRAMDLLFINLKCCGWSDSNDIPRSEDLPTCCKGFTEELLNSGNPVSIVNIQTCQVDRNHVNFYKKGCYQAVLDLIDDNKSMVIGVGVALLVFQILCVVFAIWIVKDSSKISPVD